The following coding sequences are from one Beggiatoa alba B18LD window:
- a CDS encoding type II CAAX endopeptidase family protein — MQQYTNFPDVWGAVLILFLQFTLQIILLVVFSGLEIDLQAGDPFWEGVLTLIPTVIIVSALLRYKRLDIQDFFHMSVVSIKSTLLVLGLPVALVALGSVILFNDLINLFLLYEPLTTEEIDAFERFTNSGFNSFMTIVLIAPVCEEMLFRGIFLRSFLYEYKPIEAIFLSSILFAFTHFSIYQLIPLFLLGMFWGWLYYRTRSLWTAILGHVLYNGFALMYDVLIDANAGDLPEDTIIFQSIFVHLFAFMLVGFGLLLLYRLLKLR; from the coding sequence ACAATATACAAATTTCCCTGATGTCTGGGGGGCTGTGTTAATTCTCTTTCTTCAGTTTACATTACAAATCATTTTATTAGTGGTTTTTAGTGGGTTAGAAATAGATTTGCAGGCGGGCGACCCTTTTTGGGAAGGCGTTTTAACCTTAATTCCGACAGTGATTATTGTTAGTGCATTATTGCGTTATAAACGGCTGGATATTCAAGATTTTTTTCATATGTCAGTCGTTTCTATCAAAAGTACCTTGTTAGTGCTTGGTTTACCTGTTGCCTTAGTTGCGTTGGGAAGTGTGATTTTATTTAATGATTTAATTAATCTTTTTTTATTATATGAGCCGTTAACTACGGAAGAAATAGACGCTTTTGAACGTTTTACAAATAGCGGATTTAATAGTTTTATGACGATTGTGCTTATCGCGCCTGTTTGTGAAGAAATGTTATTTCGGGGGATTTTCCTGCGCAGTTTTTTGTATGAATACAAGCCGATAGAAGCCATTTTTTTATCTTCCATCTTATTTGCCTTTACGCACTTTAGCATTTATCAACTGATTCCCTTGTTTTTATTAGGGATGTTTTGGGGATGGCTTTATTATCGGACACGCTCTTTATGGACGGCGATTTTAGGGCATGTGTTATATAACGGTTTTGCATTAATGTATGACGTACTTATCGATGCAAATGCTGGGGATTTACCAGAAGATACGATTATTTTTCAATCTATTTTTGTACATCTCTTTGCCTTCATGCTGGTTGGTTTCGGTTTGCTGTTGCTTTATCGCTTATTGAAATTACGTTAA
- a CDS encoding ExeM/NucH family extracellular endonuclease, with protein sequence MLQKLTIWRFLFFLWGFIPLSSQATLTAGDIAIIGFNTNTSPDNLAILFLTDVPAGEIFFIVDNEVTTADGTTFADYNEAEYTFTAISAIAKGTVIVLGFGSGQDVSNATYSYASSGGTPGLGNGEEIYIYQTSTNVYNTGTSTFIFGISQGGNTGLRPSGLIDNQTWIDFGSDRAYQYKPTGAVYSGDKNALLTAIGNTSNYNASTSSITLNNSDYSFSIGSSLPTVTLSLSASTGDETTATVITLTATASSAVSGDQTLDISVTGTGVTASDYTLSSATMTILSGQTTGTVTFTIVDDTDVEGTETATLTLSNPSAGISLGSPVSQAVTITDNDSTGIMRITEYMRGGGNGEFIEFTNVGTAAIDMTGWSFDDSSQVAGSFSLSAFGTVAAGESVILTESAEATFRSAWNLCAGVKIIGGLTQNLGGSDEINLYDSSNVLVDRLTYINTLFDANTTSAYVTNAGVGANDQSLWTLSVISDGENSYASSGGDKGSPSTSTRATVSYDPCPATPANAPTITLDTATTSNYLDANASSLTSPFTATGTVGTTDSTDPMRTLGLNFTIADLDTPIANVTVSAVSSNTSVVPNANMTLTGSGTTAVSLKIQAAAVGYADITLTADDGTYQTTFIIQYAASSAGMSTSRYHSGKADASTAIALDSNYMLVADDEDQTIRLYDRQNSGLPLNSFDFTSSLNLTDLSGGVPREVDIEASTRNGNDIYWLASHSHSSGGSVRPNRYRLIRTALSGSASSSTLAYTSHYEDLRADLISWGDTNSYGFTTSAATGKIPELIDGFNIEGFSLAPDGTTALIGFRAPQVPTSGRVKALIAPINNFTTWASSDFTGSPSLGTPIELDLGGRGIRSLECNSDGCLIIAGASDASGNFKLYRWSGNAGDAPIAMTTNLSSGAITGGGNDGSFESIVALPTGAMTTWAGQTIQLLLDNGDTVYYNDATIAKELSNANQKKFRSEIVTLSEPATIAKIHTIQGTGSSVVDTSSTFIVEGIVTADYQSTTLKGFFIQEEDSDNDADPNTSEGIFVYCNTCPDVVSVGDKVQVTGKASEYFNMSQLSATTAGSSVIVSTGNVLPAITTITLPIANTFASKDAYLEPFEGMRVKIAGTLSVAENYQLGRFNEIVLISGSRPSQYTHLNAPSTTGYATHIDSLDRASIVLDDETDAQNPDPVIYPQGNLSASNTLRSGSTIDNLTGILHWSWGGNSTSSPNTWRIRPITGQSYDFNLATRPSNPPSVGSANIKVASFNLLNYFNTFTNCSLGIGGATSTSNCRGAENSTEFTRQKNKHKQVFVGLDADVIGLMELENDGYGSSSAQQDLLDLINSAGLTGRNYVMIDADAAIGVSNALGTDAIKIGFIYDDNALDLVAGSVKTSSDAIFDRHPLAATFTHTATGEKFTVVVNHLKSKSSAGSLTGDTDQYDGQGMSNATRVAQAQALVTFLNTLTDDSDILVIGDMNAYRMEDPITVIKNAGYTDLLGSSKYSYVYDGQIGYLDHALASSSLVAQITGADDWHINSDEPSILDYNTNYKTAGQISSYYNADAYRASDHDPVLIGLNLVPRYQLNLAVAGSGSVNSSGTPTGESCGTNCLSYLATTTVTLTATPNSGYYLTGWSCTPSFTTGNVLTANTTCTATFTPKPTTPITYYNLTVQTDGTGAGVLSGNSSGSYASGTAISLNATANADSVFTGWTPNTCANPFLLSGNMTCTATFELITPPPQYSLSLATTGTGTGTISGNSAGTYPNGTLITLSALANTDSHFIGWTPASCATAFTLTANTTCTAQFELNPITPPPTGTNYSLSLATTGTGIGTINGNSAGTYPSGTLINLSVTTEAGSQFIGWTPANCANPFTLTANTTCTAQFERLPPATYTLTLTPSPFGTVILSNNVQCPDTCQVTAEMGSMLQLNPVAQTGYQFMNWAGDNTCAHSVTLNSNLHCEPVFLPITPSNNSGSNSPECPIIGDVNTLCNAQNRETTDPLTVLAQGNISNLIVTIAITNHGWLGNLWIKPTGQITGGVLTGYIRNQGTLTDIDFKGGLLQGGILAGTIINSSQVGGIIADVRFMNNATLTGGILQGRIYGNPNAPVILSNVRIKAGSHLSGVILGDNVTLEDDVVIDNNITLPLLENISAYDATGKLLNLIHQFAGGISVNNTAFTAKTSQKLADKVTIRGRIFVAPEHIGQTADIFIYAPYWYADERFIGYFMADSLGQILSWDEKPLNLTPFKAQVILEPVQELTLYTGKFVEIGTLKIVFGYRLTDGTIVLHHDPSTIHVDIQP encoded by the coding sequence ATGTTGCAGAAATTAACGATTTGGCGTTTTTTATTCTTTTTATGGGGATTTATTCCTTTAAGTAGTCAGGCGACTTTAACCGCTGGTGATATTGCAATTATTGGTTTTAATACAAATACTTCCCCTGATAACCTTGCTATCTTATTTTTAACAGATGTCCCAGCGGGCGAAATATTTTTTATTGTAGATAATGAAGTTACAACTGCTGATGGAACTACTTTTGCGGATTATAACGAAGCGGAATATACCTTTACGGCTATTAGTGCAATTGCAAAAGGCACTGTGATTGTGTTGGGATTTGGGAGCGGGCAGGATGTTTCGAATGCAACATATAGTTATGCTTCTTCAGGCGGAACACCTGGATTAGGGAATGGTGAAGAAATTTATATTTATCAAACTTCAACCAATGTTTATAACACGGGGACAAGTACGTTTATTTTTGGGATTTCTCAAGGTGGAAATACAGGGTTACGTCCGTCTGGATTAATTGATAATCAAACATGGATAGATTTTGGGTCAGACCGTGCTTATCAATATAAACCAACAGGCGCAGTTTATTCTGGTGATAAAAATGCCTTGTTGACCGCTATTGGAAATACCAGTAATTACAATGCTTCTACGAGTTCTATTACCTTAAATAATAGTGATTATAGTTTTAGTATTGGTAGTTCATTGCCAACCGTTACGCTTAGTCTTTCCGCATCCACAGGCGACGAAACAACCGCAACTGTGATTACATTGACTGCAACCGCTTCAAGTGCTGTATCAGGCGACCAAACCCTTGATATATCTGTCACAGGAACAGGAGTTACCGCAAGCGATTACACCTTAAGTTCTGCAACAATGACCATTTTAAGTGGACAAACCACAGGCACGGTAACTTTTACCATTGTTGACGATACTGATGTTGAAGGGACAGAAACGGCAACGCTAACTCTTAGCAATCCTTCCGCAGGCATTAGTTTAGGCAGTCCTGTTTCTCAAGCAGTGACGATTACCGATAATGATTCTACAGGCATTATGCGGATTACTGAATATATGCGCGGGGGGGGAAATGGGGAATTTATCGAATTTACGAATGTTGGCACTGCGGCTATTGATATGACGGGATGGAGTTTTGATGATAGTTCACAGGTAGCGGGGAGTTTTAGTTTATCGGCTTTTGGAACAGTTGCCGCAGGTGAGTCGGTTATTTTAACGGAAAGTGCAGAAGCGACATTTAGAAGTGCGTGGAATTTATGCGCAGGGGTGAAAATCATAGGGGGTTTAACCCAAAATTTAGGGGGAAGCGATGAAATCAATCTGTATGATAGTAGTAATGTTTTAGTTGACCGCTTAACGTATATCAATACGCTGTTTGATGCGAATACAACCAGTGCTTATGTAACAAATGCAGGGGTTGGCGCGAATGATCAAAGCCTTTGGACGCTATCCGTCATTAGCGATGGTGAAAATTCTTATGCTTCTTCAGGTGGAGATAAAGGGAGTCCAAGCACAAGCACCCGTGCAACAGTCAGTTATGACCCTTGTCCAGCAACGCCCGCTAATGCTCCGACAATTACCCTAGATACAGCGACGACCAGCAATTATCTTGATGCGAATGCAAGTAGCCTTACAAGCCCCTTTACTGCTACAGGCACTGTCGGCACGACGGACAGCACTGATCCAATGCGTACTTTAGGGCTGAATTTTACCATTGCTGACCTTGACACGCCGATTGCTAATGTCACCGTGTCCGCTGTCAGTAGTAATACTAGCGTTGTTCCTAATGCGAATATGACGTTAACAGGGAGCGGTACAACGGCGGTTAGTCTCAAAATTCAAGCGGCAGCCGTTGGATATGCAGATATTACCTTAACAGCGGATGATGGAACTTATCAAACTACCTTTATCATTCAATATGCGGCTTCTAGTGCAGGTATGAGTACAAGCCGTTATCACAGTGGCAAAGCTGATGCTTCTACCGCAATCGCCCTTGATAGCAATTATATGTTAGTGGCGGATGATGAAGACCAAACTATCCGTTTATATGACCGTCAAAACTCAGGATTACCGCTAAATAGCTTTGATTTTACCAGTAGTTTAAATTTGACTGATTTATCAGGTGGTGTTCCTCGTGAAGTAGATATCGAAGCTTCGACTCGTAATGGGAATGATATTTATTGGTTAGCCTCGCACAGTCATAGCAGTGGGGGAAGTGTTCGCCCGAACCGTTATCGTTTAATTCGCACGGCGTTATCTGGCAGTGCAAGCAGTAGCACATTAGCTTATACCAGCCATTATGAAGACTTACGTGCGGATTTAATCAGTTGGGGCGATACCAATAGTTATGGTTTTACCACCAGTGCAGCAACAGGCAAAATTCCTGAATTGATTGATGGCTTTAATATCGAAGGCTTTAGCCTTGCACCTGATGGAACAACGGCATTGATAGGTTTTCGTGCGCCACAAGTGCCAACGTCAGGACGGGTAAAAGCCTTAATTGCACCAATCAATAATTTTACCACTTGGGCTAGTAGCGACTTTACAGGCTCTCCCAGTTTAGGCACACCTATCGAATTAGACTTAGGTGGGCGTGGTATTCGTAGCTTGGAATGTAATAGCGATGGTTGCTTAATTATTGCAGGCGCGTCTGACGCATCAGGCAATTTCAAACTATATCGTTGGTCAGGCAATGCAGGAGATGCACCCATTGCGATGACAACCAATTTAAGTAGTGGTGCAATCACGGGCGGTGGTAACGATGGCAGTTTTGAATCTATCGTTGCCTTACCCACAGGCGCGATGACGACATGGGCAGGACAAACTATTCAACTTTTGCTCGATAACGGGGATACGGTTTACTACAACGATGCAACGATAGCAAAAGAGTTAAGCAACGCGAATCAGAAAAAGTTCCGTAGTGAAATCGTTACCTTAAGCGAACCTGCCACAATCGCCAAAATTCATACAATTCAAGGAACAGGTAGCAGTGTCGTCGATACATCAAGCACCTTTATTGTGGAGGGGATTGTTACCGCTGATTATCAAAGCACGACGTTAAAAGGCTTCTTTATTCAAGAAGAAGATAGTGATAACGATGCAGACCCGAATACCTCAGAAGGGATATTTGTATATTGCAATACTTGTCCTGATGTGGTCAGTGTTGGCGATAAAGTGCAGGTGACAGGCAAAGCCTCTGAATATTTTAATATGAGCCAATTATCGGCAACGACAGCAGGCAGTAGTGTTATTGTCAGCACTGGTAATGTGTTACCCGCTATTACAACAATCACCTTACCGATTGCCAATACTTTCGCTAGCAAAGATGCTTATTTAGAACCCTTTGAGGGAATGCGCGTTAAAATTGCGGGAACATTAAGCGTTGCAGAAAATTATCAATTAGGACGTTTTAATGAAATCGTTTTAATTTCAGGGAGTCGCCCCAGCCAATACACACATCTCAATGCGCCAAGTACGACAGGTTATGCAACGCATATAGATAGCCTAGACCGAGCCAGCATTGTATTAGATGATGAGACGGACGCGCAAAACCCTGACCCCGTTATTTACCCACAAGGTAATTTAAGCGCGTCTAATACCCTGCGTTCAGGTTCAACTATTGACAATTTAACAGGGATTTTACACTGGAGTTGGGGCGGAAATTCGACAAGCAGTCCTAATACATGGCGAATTCGTCCAATAACAGGACAAAGTTACGACTTTAACTTAGCCACTCGCCCCAGCAATCCGCCCAGTGTTGGCAGTGCAAACATCAAAGTAGCCAGCTTTAACCTCTTGAACTACTTTAATACTTTTACGAACTGCTCCCTAGGTATTGGCGGTGCAACATCAACCAGCAATTGTCGAGGCGCGGAAAATTCAACCGAATTCACACGACAAAAAAACAAGCATAAACAAGTTTTTGTGGGTTTAGATGCCGATGTCATTGGCTTGATGGAATTAGAAAATGATGGCTATGGCTCAAGCAGTGCGCAACAAGACCTTTTAGACCTGATTAATAGCGCAGGTTTAACGGGTAGAAATTATGTGATGATTGACGCAGATGCCGCTATCGGTGTCAGCAATGCCTTAGGTACAGATGCGATTAAAATCGGCTTTATTTATGACGATAATGCACTTGATTTAGTCGCGGGGTCGGTTAAAACCAGTTCTGATGCCATTTTTGACCGTCATCCTTTAGCCGCAACATTTACACATACCGCAACAGGGGAAAAATTTACCGTTGTGGTTAATCACTTAAAATCCAAAAGTTCAGCAGGTAGCTTAACAGGCGATACAGACCAATATGACGGACAAGGCATGTCAAATGCGACCCGTGTCGCTCAAGCGCAAGCCCTCGTAACATTCTTAAACACTTTAACGGACGATTCAGACATCTTAGTGATTGGCGATATGAACGCTTACCGCATGGAAGACCCCATTACGGTGATTAAAAATGCGGGCTATACCGATTTATTAGGCAGTAGCAAATATTCCTATGTCTATGATGGACAAATTGGCTATTTAGACCACGCGCTTGCTAGCTCTTCACTTGTTGCCCAAATCACAGGCGCGGATGATTGGCATATCAATAGCGATGAACCCAGTATATTAGATTACAACACCAATTATAAAACAGCGGGACAAATCAGCAGTTACTACAATGCAGATGCTTATCGCGCTTCAGACCATGACCCTGTTTTAATTGGCTTAAATCTCGTACCTCGTTATCAATTAAATCTTGCAGTCGCAGGTTCAGGAAGTGTCAATAGTAGCGGTACGCCTACAGGTGAAAGTTGTGGCACAAATTGCTTAAGTTATTTAGCAACAACCACTGTTACCTTAACGGCTACGCCTAATAGTGGTTATTACCTTACAGGTTGGTCATGCACGCCAAGCTTTACCACAGGTAATGTCTTAACCGCAAATACCACTTGCACCGCCACCTTTACCCCAAAACCGACAACGCCTATCACCTATTACAATTTAACGGTTCAAACCGATGGGACAGGCGCAGGGGTTTTAAGTGGTAATAGTTCAGGCAGTTACGCCAGTGGGACAGCCATCAGTTTAAATGCAACTGCAAACGCGGATTCAGTCTTTACAGGCTGGACACCCAACACTTGCGCCAATCCATTCTTGCTCAGTGGAAACATGACTTGTACCGCGACCTTTGAATTAATCACCCCACCGCCACAATACAGCCTGAGTTTAGCAACAACAGGTACAGGCACGGGGACAATTAGCGGCAACAGTGCAGGCACTTACCCCAATGGAACACTGATTACTCTTAGCGCACTTGCCAATACTGATTCCCACTTTATTGGTTGGACACCTGCCAGTTGTGCCACAGCCTTTACTTTAACGGCAAATACTACTTGTACCGCACAATTTGAGCTTAACCCTATCACCCCACCGCCAACAGGCACAAATTACAGCCTGAGTTTAGCAACGACAGGCACAGGCATAGGGACAATTAACGGCAACAGTGCAGGCACTTACCCCAGCGGGACACTGATTAATTTAAGTGTTACAACAGAAGCAGGCTCTCAATTTATTGGTTGGACACCTGCCAATTGTGCAAATCCTTTCACCCTCACAGCAAACACGACATGTACTGCACAATTTGAACGTTTACCGCCTGCAACTTACACCCTCACACTAACACCATCGCCGTTTGGAACAGTCATATTATCCAACAACGTACAATGTCCTGACACATGCCAAGTGACCGCAGAAATGGGGAGCATGTTACAACTCAATCCTGTTGCACAAACAGGCTACCAATTCATGAATTGGGCAGGTGATAACACATGTGCTCATAGCGTGACCCTCAATAGCAATCTACATTGTGAACCTGTGTTTTTACCCATTACGCCCAGCAATAACAGTGGCAGTAACAGCCCAGAATGTCCGATTATTGGCGATGTAAATACCCTATGTAACGCACAAAACCGCGAAACAACGGACCCCTTAACCGTCTTAGCACAAGGCAATATCAGCAATTTAATCGTTACAATTGCCATCACTAACCACGGCTGGTTAGGAAATCTATGGATAAAACCCACAGGACAAATAACGGGCGGGGTGTTAACGGGTTATATCCGCAATCAAGGCACACTCACTGATATAGACTTTAAAGGCGGACTGTTACAAGGTGGGATATTAGCAGGAACAATTATCAATAGTAGCCAAGTAGGCGGCATCATTGCAGACGTGCGTTTTATGAACAACGCCACATTAACAGGCGGGATTTTACAAGGGCGAATTTATGGCAATCCCAATGCCCCTGTGATTCTTAGCAATGTACGCATTAAAGCGGGTAGCCATTTAAGTGGCGTGATACTGGGCGACAATGTCACGTTAGAAGACGATGTTGTGATTGATAACAATATCACCCTACCCTTGCTAGAAAATATCAGTGCCTATGATGCAACAGGTAAATTACTCAACCTGATTCATCAATTTGCGGGCGGGATTTCTGTCAATAACACCGCTTTTACTGCTAAAACCAGCCAAAAACTGGCGGATAAAGTTACCATTCGCGGACGTATCTTTGTCGCGCCTGAACACATTGGACAAACGGCGGATATTTTCATCTACGCACCTTATTGGTATGCAGATGAACGTTTTATTGGCTACTTTATGGCAGATAGCTTAGGGCAAATTTTAAGCTGGGATGAAAAACCCTTAAACCTTACCCCTTTTAAAGCCCAAGTGATTTTAGAACCTGTTCAAGAATTGACCTTATACACAGGTAAATTTGTAGAAATAGGGACATTAAAAATTGTCTTTGGCTATCGCTTAACAGACGGCACTATCGTTCTACATCATGACCCTAGCACGATTCATGTTGATATTCAGCCGTAA
- the der gene encoding ribosome biogenesis GTPase Der, producing the protein MLPTIAIVGRPNVGKSTLFNVLTKSRDALVAEQAGLTRDRKVGRGKVGGMPYLVIDTGGLTDASDGIATRITQQALQAIQEANKVLFVVDGRDGLTAIDEMIAQRLRSFNIPVHLVINKTEGMQSELVNIDFHRLGFSPVHTISASHQRGIEAMMETVLSDFSVPEESEMDEAEAGIKIAIVGRPNVGKSTLVNRILGYERVIAYDQPGTTRDSIFIPFERDGQKYTLIDTAGVRRRARIADVVEKYSVLKALQAVEAAHVVIMIIDAREGMTDQDASLLGNVLDSGRALIIAVNKWDGLTQTEREQVRYTLTRKLHFIDFAEIHFISALHGTGVGHLYKSVNIAWTAAHKHISTPLLNDVLKDAITRNPPPLSHGRRIKMRYIHQGGQHPPLFVIHGSQVDSVPDAYQRYLIRFFRDTFDLQGTPIRVEFKQGENPYQGRKNVLTPHQMKKRQRLMRFVRRSK; encoded by the coding sequence ATGCTGCCAACGATTGCCATTGTGGGTCGTCCGAATGTCGGTAAATCCACGCTGTTCAATGTATTAACTAAAAGCCGTGATGCACTTGTGGCTGAACAAGCGGGCTTGACCCGTGACCGCAAAGTCGGACGCGGTAAAGTCGGCGGGATGCCGTATTTAGTCATCGATACAGGTGGCTTGACAGATGCAAGTGATGGCATTGCCACCCGCATTACCCAACAAGCGCTTCAAGCGATTCAAGAGGCGAATAAAGTCTTATTTGTCGTTGATGGACGCGATGGGCTAACGGCAATTGATGAAATGATTGCGCAACGCTTACGGAGCTTTAACATCCCTGTACACTTAGTTATTAATAAAACTGAAGGGATGCAATCAGAACTCGTTAATATCGATTTTCACCGTCTCGGTTTTTCCCCCGTACACACCATTTCCGCCAGCCATCAGCGTGGTATAGAAGCCATGATGGAAACGGTATTGTCCGATTTTAGCGTGCCAGAAGAAAGCGAAATGGACGAAGCCGAAGCAGGGATTAAAATTGCGATAGTTGGTCGCCCTAATGTGGGCAAATCGACCCTTGTTAATCGAATTTTAGGCTATGAACGGGTGATTGCTTATGACCAACCAGGCACAACCCGCGATAGTATTTTTATTCCTTTTGAACGAGATGGACAAAAATATACCTTAATCGATACCGCAGGCGTGCGTCGTCGTGCCAGAATTGCTGATGTCGTCGAGAAATATAGCGTATTAAAAGCCTTACAAGCAGTAGAAGCGGCACACGTTGTTATCATGATTATTGATGCACGCGAAGGCATGACCGACCAAGATGCCAGCCTGCTCGGCAACGTTTTAGACAGTGGACGCGCCTTAATCATCGCGGTGAATAAATGGGATGGCTTAACCCAAACGGAACGCGAACAAGTACGCTATACCTTAACTCGCAAACTGCACTTTATTGATTTTGCAGAAATCCATTTTATTTCTGCATTACACGGTACAGGGGTTGGGCATTTATATAAATCCGTCAATATCGCATGGACAGCCGCGCATAAACACATCAGCACCCCGTTATTAAACGATGTATTAAAAGACGCAATCACCCGCAACCCACCGCCCTTATCACACGGCAGACGGATAAAAATGCGCTACATCCACCAAGGGGGACAACATCCGCCCTTATTCGTGATTCACGGCTCACAAGTCGACAGTGTTCCTGATGCCTACCAACGTTATTTAATCCGCTTTTTCCGTGATACGTTTGATTTACAAGGTACGCCAATTCGTGTTGAATTTAAACAAGGTGAAAACCCTTACCAAGGACGGAAAAACGTGTTAACACCTCATCAAATGAAAAAACGTCAACGTTTAATGCGCTTTGTGCGACGGAGTAAATAG
- a CDS encoding adenylate/guanylate cyclase domain-containing protein, with protein MPPSMLSITDFVLREQKVAYLHINADLKIIEYRGDSTLLLQVVQLDGTLHCMVTELIPELYGCEDLLLAMLQGDEPKFCLENLNRVNEATQEVTYLNLTIFPYDVQTLVITLLDITAWSQVQQTLTQQRNELHLLKQSLDDTNNRLQYILKRYVPAEVGKALMEKRIMPELGGTVRCISVLFADLRNYTTISERLTPTETIEILSICLDMVTQAIMSMGGVVVNYMGDGVMAIFNAPDEQPDHAQRVVKAGVMIQKMAKEMRAKLPPDTPLLTFGVGINTGDALVGNIGAQWHHQYSAVGDTINVASRICSYARPNEVLIACYTHDFVSKNIIANALPPLKFKGKSQEMVVYQVEEWIGELQTTVTE; from the coding sequence ATGCCTCCAAGTATGTTAAGTATTACTGATTTCGTCTTGCGTGAACAAAAAGTTGCTTATTTACATATCAATGCAGATTTAAAAATTATTGAATATAGGGGAGATAGCACGCTGTTATTACAAGTTGTGCAATTAGATGGAACGTTGCATTGTATGGTGACAGAACTTATTCCAGAATTATATGGTTGCGAGGATTTATTGCTGGCAATGTTGCAAGGCGATGAGCCTAAATTTTGTTTAGAAAATTTAAATCGAGTCAATGAGGCAACTCAGGAAGTCACTTATTTGAATTTAACGATTTTTCCATATGATGTGCAAACATTAGTGATTACATTATTAGATATTACGGCGTGGTCTCAGGTTCAACAGACATTAACTCAACAGCGCAATGAGTTGCATTTATTAAAACAATCTTTAGATGATACCAATAACCGCTTGCAATATATTTTAAAGCGTTATGTGCCAGCCGAAGTCGGTAAAGCATTAATGGAAAAACGAATTATGCCAGAGCTGGGCGGGACAGTGCGCTGTATTTCCGTGTTATTTGCAGATTTACGTAATTATACGACGATTAGTGAACGATTAACGCCAACAGAAACAATTGAAATTTTAAGTATTTGTTTAGACATGGTGACACAAGCCATTATGTCCATGGGGGGCGTGGTTGTGAATTATATGGGAGATGGGGTCATGGCAATTTTTAACGCGCCTGATGAGCAACCAGACCATGCACAGCGAGTCGTTAAAGCGGGTGTAATGATTCAAAAAATGGCAAAAGAAATGCGTGCTAAATTGCCACCAGACACGCCATTATTAACGTTTGGTGTTGGTATTAATACAGGCGATGCACTGGTTGGTAATATCGGGGCGCAGTGGCATCATCAATATAGTGCGGTTGGCGATACGATTAATGTGGCTTCACGTATCTGTAGTTATGCCCGTCCAAATGAGGTATTAATCGCCTGTTATACGCATGATTTTGTTTCAAAAAATATTATTGCAAATGCACTACCCCCTTTAAAATTCAAAGGTAAAAGTCAGGAAATGGTTGTTTATCAAGTGGAGGAATGGATAGGGGAATTACAAACAACAGTGACTGAATAG